The following are encoded together in the Salvia hispanica cultivar TCC Black 2014 chromosome 6, UniMelb_Shisp_WGS_1.0, whole genome shotgun sequence genome:
- the LOC125196082 gene encoding uncharacterized protein LOC125196082: MDSHGDSGSNTTRRTSRRRRSNFNHRPSNESESPQENRDSISLSSTPSDHVSDAPSVGKESSTPSLNLCDAADEENTLEESTDLKSCVDDNPAAASLNSRQMKDNKMSEQATGDYHSEPLGAASDGTGNKVNKVKLKVGGVTHTIHTRSSSGSSSVAGTFATKPSSDENYPPPKENLNLRDKNEKGDLRGVPWKDFSRTGFAFGKVDSCNEDTPEESVKQAVKHNRPSKKKSISKKYSDDEIYDEDDDEIRYLQKLKTSRITSYDNTEYEDGTFRGRKLRKISRVMDRDIEDSSLAIGDYGSSRSTKERKKSKSARAPEDTEYTEEEESLSDGEVEHKNKKQRKSSIDVPKNSKESSITTRRRATLSGREPSPGLGAKSIQFPDGLPPAPPRKTKEQLSEVEQQLKRAEAAQRRRIQNEKASRESEAEAIRKILGQDSSRKRREDKIKKRQQELVQERNANGATVAPDAVRWVMGPSGTVVTFPAEVGLPSIFEPKSCRYPPPREKCAGPLCTNAYKYRDSKSKLPLCSLQCYKALENAQPLHAR; encoded by the exons ATGGATAGCCATGGCGATTCTGGGAGCAATACAACACGCAGAACTTCGAGGAGAAGGAGGAGTAATTTCAATCATCGTCCTTCAAATGAATCAGAATCCCCCCAAGAAAATAGAGATTCTATCTCATTATCATCAACTCCATCAGACCACGTGAGTGATGCACCAAGTGTGGGCAAGGAGTCCTCAACACCATCACTAAACCTTTGTGATGCTGCTGACGAAGAAAACACATTGGAGGAATCCACTGACCTTAAAAGTTGTGTTGATGATAACCCTGCTGCAGCTAGCTTGAACAGTAGGCAAATGAAGGACAATAAAATGAGCGAACAAGCGACTGGGGATTACCATTCTGAGCCACTAGGAGCAGCATCTGATGGAACTGGAAACAAAGTCAATAAGGTAAAACTAAAGGTTGGAGGTGTAACACACACCATTCACACTAGATCTAGTTCTGGCAGTTCTTCAGTAGCTGGAACGTTTGCTACAAAGCCTTCGTCAGATGAAAATTATCCTCCCCCTAAG GAAAATTTGAATCTCCGTGATAAAAATGAGAAGGGTGACCTTCGAGGTGTGCCATGGAAAGATTTTTCGAGGACTGGTTTTGCCTTTGGAAAAGTGGATTCTTGTAACGAGGATACACCTGAGGAGTCTGTCAAGCAAGCTGTGAAGCATAACAGGCCATCTAAAAAAAAGTCCATAAGCAAGAAGTATTCTGATGATGAAATATATGATGAGGATGATGATGAGATTCGGTACCTTCAAAAGCTCAAAACTTCAAGAATCACGTCTTATGATAATACAGAGTATGAAGATGGTACCTTCAGGGGCAGGAAACTACGGAAGATCTCTAGGGTAATGGATAGAGATATTGAAGATTCTTCTTTGGCTATTGGAGATTATGGCTCTTCAAGGTCAACCAAAGAGCGTAAGAAATCCAAATCGGCAAGAGCACCTGAAGATACTGAATATACAGAGGAGGAAGAATCATTATCTGACGGTGAGGTTGAACACAAGAATAAGAAACAGAGAAAGTCATCAATTGACGTCCCTAAGAACTCCAAAGAAAGCTCCATTACTACCCGGCGTAGAGCTACTTTATCTGGAAGAGAGCCTTCACCTGGTTTGGGTGCTAAATCAATCCAATTCCCAGATGGGTTACCACCTGCCCCACCAAGAA AGACAAAGGAACAGCTATCAGAAGTGGAGCAACAACTGAAAAGAGCTGAGGCTGCCCAAAGGCGAAGGATACAAAATGAAAAGGCTTCTCGTGAATCTGAg GCCGAGGCAATCAGGAAAATCTTGGGTCAAGATTCCAGCAGGAAAAGGCGAGAGGACAAGATTAAAAAACGGCAACAGGAGCTAGTGCAG GAGAGGAATGCAAATGGTGCTACAGTTGCACCAGATGCTGTTAGATGGGTCATGGGACCTTCGGGGACAGTTGTAACATTTCCTGCTGAAGTTGGCCTTCCAAGTATCTTCGAACCCAAGTCTTGCAG GTATCCTCCTCCACGCGAGAAATGTGCCGGCCCATTGTGTACAAATGCATACAAGTACAGGGATTCCAAATCAAAGCTTCCTCTTTGCAGCCTGCAGTGCTACAAGGCACTAGAGAATGCACAACCACTACATGCTCGCTAA
- the LOC125197133 gene encoding calreticulin-like: MAIVRRRSLIATPLSLALTLSLLLAVSSAAVFFEERFDDGWESRWVKSDWKKDENMAGEWNYTSGKWSGDANDKGIQTSEDYRFYAISAEFPEFSNKDKTLVFQFSVKHEQKLDCGGGYMKLLSGDVDQKKFGGDTPYSIMFGPDICGYTTKKVHAILTYNDKNNLIKKDVPCETDQLSHVYTFILRPDATYSILIDNVEKQTGSLYSDWDLLPPKQIKDPEAKKPEDWDDKETIPDPEDTKPEGYDDIPKEVADPDAKKPEDWDDEEDGEWTAPTIPNPEYKGPWKAKKIKNPNYKGKWKAPMIDNPEFKDDPELYVFPKLKYVGIELWQVKSGTLFDNVLVSDDPEYAKKVAEETWGTQKDAEKAAFEEAEKKKEEEESKNDPAVDSDAEDGAEESDVEGEDAEDDSKVDPNEDPTASVDDDVHDEL; encoded by the exons ATGGCGATAGTAAGGAGAAGATCGCTGATCGCAACTCCTCTCTCTCTAGCTCTTACTCTTTCTCTCCTCCTCGCCGTCTCCTCCGCCGCTGTATTCTTCGAGGAGCGCTTCGATG ATGGATGGGAGAGTCGGTGGGTCAAATCTGACTGGAAGAAAGATGAGAATATGGCCGGCGAGTGGAATTACACTTCTGGAAAATGGAGTGGAGATGCCAATGACAAAG GTATCCAGACCAGTGAAGACTATAGGTTTTATGCTATCTCTGCCGAATTCCCTGAGTTTAGCAACAAGGATAAGACCctagtttttcaattttctgtcAAGCATGAACAAAAACTTGACTGTGGTGGTGGATACATGAAATTGCTCAGTGGTGATGTTGACCAGAAGAAATTTGGTGGTGACACTCCATACAG TATCATGTTTGGGCCAGATATCTGTGGTTACACCACCAAAAAGGTGCATGCTATTCTAACATACAATGACAAAAACAACTTGATCAAGAAGGATGTTCCATGTGAGACTGATCAACTCTCTCATGTATACACTTTCATTCTCCGACCCGATGCTACCTACAGCATCCTCATCGACAATGTGGAGAAGCAGACAGGGAGCTTGTACTCTGACTGGGATCTATTGCCTCCAAAGCAGATCAAGGACCCTGAAGCTAAGAAG CCTGAAGATTGGGATGACAAGGAAACCATTCCTGATCCTGAAGACACGAAGCCAGAG GGTTATGATGATATCCCCAAGGAGGTTGCTGACCCTGATGCCAAAAAG CCTGAGGACTGGGATGATGAGGAGGATGGTGAGTGGACTGCGCCTACCATTCCTAACCCGGAGTACAAGGGACCATGGAAGGCAAAg AAAATTAAGAACCCCAACTACAAGGGCAAGTGGAAGGCACCAATGATTGATAACCCAg AGTTCAAGGATGACCCAGAACTATATGTTTTCCCCAAGTTGAAGTATGTAGGCATTGAGTTGTGGCAG GTGAAATCTGGAACCCTATTTGACAATGTTCTTGTAAGTGATGACCCTGAATATGCCAAGAAGGTAGCAGAAGAAACATGGGGAACACAAAAAGAT GCTGAGAAGGCTGCTTTTGAGGAGGCCgaaaagaagaaagaggagGAGGAATCAAAGAATGATCCAGCTGTTGATTCTGAT GCTGAGGATGGTGCTGAGGAGTCCGATGTTGAAGGTGAAGATGCTGAGGATGATTCCAAAGTAGACCCCAACGAAGACCCTACAGCTTCAGTCGATGACGATGTGCAC GACGAACTGTAG